The bacterium genome includes the window CTACCGCTTCGACTATCCGATTCCGGCTTTCAAGAGCGCGCTCGGCGCCTGCCACGCCGCCGAAGTGCCGCTGGTCTTCGGAACTCATCGAACCCGGTGGTTGAAGCCGCTCTACCTCGGGCGCCGACAAGCGGACGGGCTCTCCGGGGTCATCCAGGAGGCGTGGTTGTCGTTCGCGCTCTCCGGCGCCCCGAGGGACTCCGTCGTCTCGGAGTGGCCCGTATATGACCCGAGCCAGCGCGCGACCCGAATTCTTGACGCACCGGGACGGTTGGAGGCGGTGGTCGAGGACCCCGAGAGGGAGACGCGGCAGTTCTGGATGGGAGAAGGCTGACAACTCCGAACCTCTTGACACCTACCTATTCGAGCCTTCAAACCCGGTAGTGATCGGGCC containing:
- a CDS encoding carboxylesterase family protein, whose protein sequence is LRAMSFDELERRIGRMLARAKLDRLEASRAAELYREVTKSRGYQQTAYEAWAAFRTDEYFRLPAVNLADALTRGGSNVYLYRFDYPIPAFKSALGACHAAEVPLVFGTHRTRWLKPLYLGRRQADGLSGVIQEAWLSFALSGAPRDSVVSEWPVYDPSQRATRILDAPGRLEAVVEDPERETRQFWMGEG